The Thiothrix subterranea genome has a segment encoding these proteins:
- a CDS encoding CYTH domain-containing protein yields the protein MATEIERKFLLVSDAWRALISRSESFRQGYLSSSKRASVRVRIADDTATLNIKGMTLGVQRPEYEYEIPLPDATELLDQLCERPLIEKTRHFIEFGGKLWEIDEFHGDNAGLIVAEVELDAPDEVIPMPDWAGADVSHLERYYNVRLTQYPYSQWSAEERG from the coding sequence ATGGCGACCGAAATCGAACGTAAATTTTTACTGGTATCGGATGCGTGGCGAGCCTTAATCAGCCGCTCGGAATCTTTCCGCCAAGGCTATTTGAGCAGCAGCAAGCGAGCCTCCGTGCGGGTGCGCATTGCTGATGACACCGCGACGCTCAATATAAAAGGCATGACCTTGGGCGTCCAACGCCCTGAATACGAATACGAAATCCCGTTGCCTGACGCGACGGAATTGTTAGATCAGTTGTGCGAACGCCCACTGATTGAAAAGACCCGCCATTTCATCGAGTTTGGCGGCAAACTGTGGGAAATAGATGAATTCCACGGTGACAACGCAGGCTTAATTGTCGCGGAAGTCGAACTCGATGCACCGGATGAAGTAATCCCCATGCCCGACTGGGCAGGTGCAGACGTTTCACATTTGGAACGCTATTACAACGTCCGTCTTACGCAATATCCCTACAGCCAATGGTCGGCTGAGGAACGAGGTTAA